One window of the Psilocybe cubensis strain MGC-MH-2018 chromosome 12, whole genome shotgun sequence genome contains the following:
- a CDS encoding Brefeldin A resistance protein — protein sequence MHLNYSMIAQNLLFLDEPTSGLDSQSAWNIVAFLRSLAEQSQAILCTIHQVFDRFLLLRRRVAKQSTSVTLDTMLKLCCTTSTPTVLAHVFLKKIRAAEYMLDVIGAGATAFSSINWHEVWKRSPRQSGLSRKSRRSIQLDEVNLLLKLISGLNTPPHGATRSSNLSFKQGAADHYRIAKLILNVAGGFFIGLSFSRTRTVYKTFRITVYMLLVLNQPLVNMLQVPFVATRTIYEVRKHPSGMYSWTAHIIAQILAELPWNILGSCLYFLVWCWTSRFLSGRAGYLYLSVGVVFPLYYTTIALNDVRTLLIQALLTCCVVIGVNIRQRHARLHRITLAKSRDRRLP from the exons ATGCATCTTAATTATTCTATGATAGCCCAGAATTTGCTTTTCCTTGACGAGCCCACATCTGGTCTTGACTCTCAGAGTGCCTGGAACATTGTTGCCTTCTTGCGAAGCTTGGCCGAACAAAGCCAGGCTATCCTATGCAC GATTCATCAA GTCTTCGATCGCTTCCTTTTGTTGAGGAGAAGGGTGGCTAAACAGTCTACTTCGGTGACCTTGGACACAATGCTGAAACTTTGCTGCACTACTTCGACTCCAACGGTGCTCGCCCATGTCTTCCTGAAGAAAATCCGTGC TGCCGAATATATGTTGGACGTTATTGGTGCCGGAGCGACTGCCTTCAGCAGCATCAACTGGCACGAAGTTTGGAAACGCTCCCCGAGGCAGTCAGGACTGAGCAGGAAATCCAGGAGATCCATACAATTGGACGAAGTCAACCTGCTGTTGAAACTGATCTCAGGATTGAATACCCCACCCCATGGCGCAACCAGGTCATCGAACTTGTCATTTAAACAAGGAGCTGCTGACCATTACCGCATCGCCAAGCTCATCCTCAATGTTGCTGGTGGCTTCTTCATTGGTCTGTCTTTCTCAAGAACCAGGACAGTATACAAAACGTTCAGAATT ACTGTTTACATGCTTCTCGTCTTGAA TCAACCGTTGGTGAACATGTTGCAAGTTCCCTTCGTCGCTACCCGTACTATCTACGAGGTCAGGAAGCACCCAAGCGGAATGTACAGCTGGACCGCCCACATCATTGCCCAAATTCTGGCTGAACTGCCATGGAACATCCTGGGATCCTGCCTTTACTTCCTTGTTTGGTGCTGGACCTCCCGCTTCCTATCTGGTCGCGCTGGTTATTTGTACTTGTCTGTTGGAGTTGTGTTCCCTCTTTACTACACCACCATCGCCCTA AATGACGTTAGGACACTGCTCATCCAGGCACTCCTTACATGTTGCGTCGTCATAGGTGTTAACATTCGTCAAAGGCATGCTCGCCTGCATCGCATCACCCTCGCCAAGTCCCGCGACCGACGTTTGCCATAG
- a CDS encoding Cell division cycle protein cdt2, with amino-acid sequence MWHPMSESLVYTGGRDGAISLWDLRMNPSVRLSSGSTGLRSVATIVHAHQVVGSSPEPTITGLVLQDTATYNVISSCSANGFLRLWDLRSTNTYLSCSSLDPTVYNHRQSRGIVSLVSGVKESDGTIFGLGTDARIYVYCVLDLNVYSSQNPCDSLWGSPSFYVKSSLSPCGRWLAYGGGPHNGDAFIFSVARDTRLDVGPIHAVRLRGGSSSSCGVDWSSDSLAVCAEAGRVRIWRSDPGKRRECEIQPDINKNKWSWATTISQKHGYYNRI; translated from the exons ATGTGGCATCCTATGAGCGAGTCGCTTGTGTACACCGGAGGTAGAGATGGTGCTATATCCCTTTGGGATTTACGGATGAATCCATCAGTTCGTTTATCTTCGGGGTCGACTGGTCTTAGGTCTGTCGCTACTATCGTTCATGCCCATCAGGTTGTAGGATCTTCTCCGGAACCCACCATTACGGGGCTCGTGTTGCAAGACACTGCCACTTATAATGTAATAAGTAGTTGTTCCGCGAATGG TTTTCTTCGATTATGGGATCTCAGATCGACTAATACCTACCTCTCGTGCTCTAGTTTGGACCCGACCGTCTACAACCATCGCCAGTCTAGGGGTATTGTGTCGCTGGTATCGGGGGTCAAGGAATCGGACGGTACTATATTCGGACTTGGCACCGATGCAAGGATATATGTGTATTGTGTGTTGGATCTAAACGTCTACAGTAGCCAAAACCCATGCGACAGTCTCTGGGGGAGTCCATCATTTTATGTGAAATCGTCACTCTCACCGTGTGGTCGATGGTTGGCATACGGAGGAGGGCCTCACAACGGGGATGCTTTCATTTTCAGTGTTGCACGCGACACTCGATTAGATGTCGGACCCATCCACGCTGTGAGGTTGAGGGGGGGTTCGTCTAGCTCGTGTGGAGTGGACTGGTCCAGCGATTCATTGGCTGTCTGTGCGGAAGCTGGAAGGGTCCGTATATGGCGGTCCGACCCCGGGAAGCGGAGAGAATGTGAGATACAACCTgatatcaacaaaaataaatgGAGTTGGGCTACGACTATTTCACAAAAACATGGTTATTATAATCGGATATAG